In one Catenovulum adriaticum genomic region, the following are encoded:
- a CDS encoding DUF350 domain-containing protein: MNSINVFSYLKPELIALLAIDLVIAIILLAAMRFISGLWAKVNTTEELSQKDNFAFGISLAGSIIAMGVVLTGAITGESANSYLVEAIGVFSYGVAGLILIKIGRFVHDKVSLNKINKVEAIRDENVAVAIVDAAAVIATAIIIRAVLLWVEGMDIYTLIAVLTGFAVSQTVLVVVTRLRESNYAKNNQDASFQDALKHGQIAVAIRHAGHMIATAFAVKAASYFLVYQPTGIVTNLIGWFSISLIMTILIFLLNKLARRIILMNIDTCAEVDQQDNIGVAAAEFAIVVSIALILTALMA, from the coding sequence ATGAATAGTATTAATGTTTTTAGCTATCTCAAGCCAGAGTTAATTGCCTTATTAGCAATTGATTTAGTAATCGCAATTATTTTATTAGCAGCTATGCGTTTTATTTCTGGGCTGTGGGCTAAAGTCAACACGACGGAAGAATTATCACAAAAAGATAACTTTGCATTTGGTATTAGCTTAGCCGGTAGCATTATTGCGATGGGCGTTGTGTTAACAGGCGCAATTACTGGGGAATCTGCAAATAGTTACTTGGTTGAAGCTATTGGCGTATTCTCGTACGGGGTGGCGGGTTTAATTTTAATTAAAATTGGCCGATTTGTGCACGATAAAGTGTCACTCAATAAAATTAATAAAGTTGAAGCCATACGAGATGAAAATGTTGCCGTTGCTATTGTGGATGCAGCAGCTGTCATTGCAACAGCGATTATTATCCGGGCCGTATTACTCTGGGTTGAAGGGATGGATATTTATACCCTAATCGCAGTTTTAACTGGCTTTGCCGTATCGCAAACCGTACTCGTGGTTGTGACACGGTTGAGAGAGTCTAATTACGCAAAAAACAATCAAGATGCTTCTTTTCAAGATGCATTAAAACATGGTCAAATTGCCGTGGCGATTCGTCATGCTGGCCATATGATAGCCACAGCATTTGCGGTTAAAGCGGCCAGCTACTTTTTGGTTTATCAGCCTACAGGTATTGTTACTAACTTAATTGGTTGGTTTAGTATTTCATTAATTATGACTATTTTGATTTTCTTGTTAAACAAGTTGGCCCGACGTATTATTTTGATGAATATCGATACCTGTGCTGAAGTTGACCAACAAGATAACATTGGGGTTGCGGCTGCAGAGTTTGCAATTGTAGTTTCTATCGCCTTGATTTTAACTGCACTTATGGCATAA
- a CDS encoding polyamine aminopropyltransferase codes for MSSTGTQTTRSKQLFLLDILIILLMAVLAGCGLIYEYLLSHYAGRVLGAVEHAIYTTIGLMIVFMGVGSFAARKIKNAYTGFAWLESIIALIGASAILIIAMLVGLSFSLPQLLADTYGIPADALPRGGIMDSIYQFSRYTPYVFAAILGLFIGMEIPLIARVREHLHQRHLTHNAGTIYGADYIGAGIGAAIWVGWMMTLEISQAAVFTASLNWVAGTIVLIVFWQEIGFKKWLAGFHLLLLVFILLLAKSGDRWMQQFTDMLYLDKAVYQTQTHYQQVVLTERYLGADIPSIINLFLNGRLQFSSSDEKIYHEMLVHPVMAASARHQHILVIGGGDSLAVREILKWQPESIDLIDLDAQVVDLFRHPEHKLPPRLAQRVSRLTQSSFTDERVHIKIDDAFNAVDKLLKKGKYYDSIIVDLPDPNHPDLNKLYTNYFYLRLNQLLSADGALVIQSTSPYHARKAFISIGKTLSAAGFSSVEQYHQNVPSFGEWGWTIASKQGQGVSQRLKANLTLPSDVNWVTESLILASFEFPAHFYDDYEQIKTNELGSQVLFEYHFNAWQTERGRLTTGKLNE; via the coding sequence TTGAGTTCTACAGGTACTCAAACGACCCGCTCAAAACAGCTGTTTTTATTAGACATTCTGATTATCCTGCTGATGGCTGTTTTGGCAGGGTGCGGCCTAATTTACGAATATTTATTGTCGCATTATGCCGGCCGTGTGCTAGGCGCTGTTGAGCATGCTATTTACACCACCATAGGGCTGATGATTGTTTTTATGGGTGTTGGCTCTTTTGCAGCTCGCAAAATTAAAAACGCCTATACCGGATTTGCCTGGCTTGAAAGCATTATTGCGCTTATTGGCGCCAGTGCCATTTTAATTATCGCTATGCTGGTTGGTTTAAGTTTTAGTTTGCCGCAGTTATTAGCTGATACCTACGGCATCCCCGCAGATGCTTTGCCGCGCGGCGGTATTATGGATTCAATTTATCAGTTTTCTCGTTATACCCCCTATGTTTTTGCTGCGATATTAGGTTTATTTATCGGCATGGAAATTCCGCTGATTGCCCGAGTTCGTGAGCATTTACATCAACGTCATTTAACCCATAACGCCGGAACAATTTATGGTGCCGACTATATAGGTGCTGGCATAGGCGCTGCTATTTGGGTTGGCTGGATGATGACACTTGAAATCAGCCAAGCCGCTGTTTTTACCGCAAGCTTAAATTGGGTAGCTGGCACAATAGTGCTGATTGTTTTTTGGCAAGAAATCGGTTTTAAAAAATGGCTCGCTGGGTTTCATTTGTTGTTGTTGGTATTTATTTTATTACTAGCAAAATCGGGTGATCGTTGGATGCAACAATTTACCGATATGTTGTATTTAGATAAAGCGGTTTATCAAACTCAAACCCATTATCAGCAGGTGGTATTAACTGAACGCTATTTAGGTGCAGATATTCCCTCCATCATTAATTTATTTTTAAATGGGCGCTTACAGTTTTCGTCAAGCGACGAAAAAATTTACCATGAAATGCTAGTCCATCCTGTCATGGCTGCCTCAGCGCGGCATCAGCATATTTTAGTGATTGGTGGTGGTGATAGTTTAGCGGTAAGAGAAATTTTAAAGTGGCAACCAGAATCAATAGATTTAATTGACTTAGATGCTCAGGTTGTTGATTTATTTCGTCATCCAGAGCACAAATTACCGCCTAGATTAGCGCAGCGAGTCAGTCGCCTTACCCAATCTAGTTTTACCGACGAGCGAGTTCATATTAAAATTGATGACGCTTTTAATGCAGTAGATAAACTGCTTAAAAAGGGCAAATATTACGATTCTATTATTGTTGATTTACCTGATCCTAATCACCCAGATTTAAATAAACTTTATACTAATTATTTTTATTTAAGGCTTAATCAATTATTGTCGGCTGATGGTGCGCTAGTGATTCAATCAACCTCACCTTATCATGCCAGAAAAGCTTTTATTTCAATTGGTAAAACCTTGTCGGCTGCTGGCTTTAGTTCGGTAGAACAATATCATCAAAATGTACCTAGCTTTGGTGAATGGGGATGGACGATTGCCAGCAAGCAAGGGCAAGGTGTCAGCCAAAGGCTAAAAGCTAATTTAACGTTACCTAGCGATGTTAATTGGGTAACTGAAAGTTTAATTTTAGCGAGTTTTGAATTTCCAGCCCATTTTTATGACGATTATGAACAAATTAAAACCAATGAGTTAGGTTCGCAGGTTTTGTTTGAGTATCACTTTAATGCTTGGCAAACTGAGCGTGGACGTTTAACAACGGGAAAATTGAACGAATAA
- a CDS encoding YjfI family protein, translating into MNIHKIAQYLNDLGDHSVTGHDFDCQPIAGEVDVLQISLGGREELPIFVSVTDDQILCITYLWDETEVVSEKRAEMMEAMLEMNMPMPLSSFAKIDDKYAVFGALAISSSLAEIEHELAVLSDNAIDVIDDFSEFLI; encoded by the coding sequence ATGAATATTCATAAGATAGCACAGTATCTCAATGATCTGGGTGATCACTCTGTTACCGGACACGATTTTGATTGTCAGCCAATTGCAGGTGAAGTGGATGTGCTGCAAATTAGCTTAGGCGGACGAGAAGAGTTACCTATATTTGTATCGGTAACGGATGATCAAATTTTATGTATTACCTATTTATGGGATGAAACTGAAGTTGTTAGCGAAAAGCGAGCTGAAATGATGGAAGCCATGTTAGAAATGAACATGCCAATGCCATTGTCGTCATTTGCAAAAATTGATGACAAATATGCCGTATTTGGTGCATTAGCTATTAGTTCAAGCCTAGCTGAAATAGAGCATGAATTAGCAGTATTAAGTGATAATGCGATTGATGTTATTGATGACTTTAGTGAATTTTTAATTTAA
- a CDS encoding PspA/IM30 family protein has protein sequence MSIFKKIMTAVRGGVTEAGEAVVDANSTRIFEQEIRDAENHLTKAKRDLTDVMAKQMQAAREVERIQREISTNEGYAGQALNKGDEALALEIAEKISTLDTELTTQQSALENFTASVARLKELIKKSERQVADYKRQLSVVKTTDSVHKATAAITDNFVSGNSKLLSAKESLERIKAKQQNFDDRLKASEQLEAESGDSSLEAKLKAAGIGDQASSANSVLDRIKAKQG, from the coding sequence ATGAGTATTTTTAAAAAAATTATGACCGCAGTTCGCGGTGGGGTAACAGAAGCTGGCGAAGCCGTAGTGGATGCAAATTCGACTCGAATTTTTGAACAAGAAATTCGTGATGCAGAAAATCATTTAACTAAAGCAAAGCGTGACTTAACTGATGTAATGGCTAAGCAAATGCAAGCGGCTCGCGAAGTTGAGCGTATCCAGCGTGAAATTTCAACCAATGAAGGCTACGCAGGACAAGCATTAAATAAAGGCGATGAGGCATTAGCATTAGAAATTGCTGAAAAAATATCGACTTTAGATACAGAACTAACAACTCAGCAATCAGCATTAGAAAACTTTACCGCTAGCGTTGCACGGCTAAAAGAGCTAATTAAAAAATCTGAGCGTCAGGTTGCTGATTACAAACGACAATTAAGCGTTGTTAAAACAACGGATAGCGTGCACAAAGCAACGGCCGCAATTACGGATAATTTTGTCTCGGGCAACAGTAAATTGTTAAGTGCAAAAGAGTCTTTAGAGCGCATTAAAGCTAAGCAGCAAAACTTTGACGACAGATTAAAAGCGTCAGAGCAGTTAGAAGCTGAATCAGGCGATTCGTCACTTGAAGCTAAACTGAAAGCGGCTGGTATTGGTGATCAAGCATCATCTGCTAACTCAGTATTAGATCGCATTAAAGCAAAACAAGGTTAA
- the ybaK gene encoding Cys-tRNA(Pro) deacylase, which translates to MTPAINLAKQHKIVYQIHQYQHAPNAVSYGLEAADKLGCNASQVYKTLIAELDKNQLVVAVLPVNKQLNLKLLAKAAGAKKAEMAKPDAAQRATGYLLGGVSPLGQKKRLKSYICQTAQQHQTLFVSAGKRGLEIELQPQDLQQLTLAKFARLTD; encoded by the coding sequence ATGACTCCTGCAATCAATTTAGCCAAACAGCATAAAATTGTTTATCAAATCCATCAATATCAGCATGCTCCCAATGCCGTTTCATATGGCTTAGAAGCTGCGGATAAACTTGGGTGTAATGCAAGTCAAGTGTATAAAACCTTAATCGCTGAATTAGATAAAAACCAATTAGTAGTTGCGGTATTACCTGTTAATAAACAGCTTAACCTTAAGCTGTTAGCAAAAGCAGCAGGCGCTAAAAAAGCTGAAATGGCAAAGCCAGACGCTGCGCAGCGGGCAACCGGTTATCTATTAGGAGGTGTTAGTCCGTTAGGCCAAAAAAAGCGACTTAAAAGTTATATTTGTCAGACTGCTCAACAGCACCAAACTTTATTTGTGAGTGCTGGAAAACGAGGGCTGGAAATAGAGTTACAACCCCAAGATTTACAGCAACTAACACTGGCAAAATTTGCCCGGCTAACGGATTAA
- a CDS encoding DUF3016 domain-containing protein, giving the protein MFKFSTFKFTQAKVNFAKLSAIGLCSFAIAFNATAADLEVTWQDPDEYTDIKEGQTSTKSGFREHVFSTFEEFLTHRAAKLPEDQTLKLTVTDLDLAGETRFNFDEIRVIKPTYIPRMKFSYQLLGQAGNELSAGEEHLKSMAMTTTYITKPSEDQFEYEFDMLNRWFKKTFPDTDF; this is encoded by the coding sequence ATGTTTAAATTTAGTACATTTAAATTTACGCAAGCAAAAGTAAATTTCGCAAAATTAAGTGCTATTGGTTTATGTTCATTCGCAATAGCCTTTAATGCAACGGCGGCAGACTTAGAAGTCACATGGCAAGATCCGGACGAATACACGGATATAAAAGAAGGCCAAACTAGTACTAAATCTGGCTTTAGAGAGCATGTGTTTTCTACCTTTGAAGAATTTTTAACGCATAGAGCGGCAAAATTACCAGAGGATCAAACATTAAAACTAACGGTAACTGATTTAGATTTAGCCGGTGAAACACGTTTTAATTTCGATGAAATTAGGGTGATTAAACCAACCTATATTCCAAGAATGAAGTTTAGTTATCAATTGCTTGGTCAAGCAGGCAATGAGTTAAGTGCAGGTGAAGAACATTTAAAAAGCATGGCGATGACAACAACCTATATCACTAAACCTTCAGAAGACCAATTTGAATATGAGTTTGACATGCTAAATCGATGGTTTAAAAAAACCTTTCCCGATACTGACTTTTAA
- a CDS encoding efflux transporter outer membrane subunit, which translates to MKKIQTLTLALSAAVLSACSLAPDYQQPELSVLPKHQPAIAISPLNWQKFYQDDQLKQLIALALKNNKSLKMSELQLKQLQANYQIETSQHWPDVNASASGTRQRNSQSSSTAAFLPKYSNSYAVGVGFTAYELDFFDRIGSLKQSALAQFKAGQYAQKTLEQSLASQVANLYFDYQAGLYKAQLQQQAIESAQQKFKIAEKQYQQGVIDNVDYRQAQSNQQLSAIVLSQLTQENQAKLNQLKQLVGYEQAKNLGTIKTDFSIAQLNALPAQLPASMLLERPDIAEAEQNIKAANANLGVARAAFFPSISLTSNIGFASEDLSDLFKSTSQTWSFTPQLNLPIFNKGRLDAQQTISELQQQAEVIQYQNRVETAFTELNNQMLAQKSLAEQIELQKQVVANYQHQVELSQKRLDQGLEDPLNYEEFKLLLVAQKQNLANIELAYLKNQVTLFKTLGGQYQQVEKQLTIAFND; encoded by the coding sequence ATGAAAAAAATCCAAACTTTAACTTTAGCCTTAAGCGCAGCCGTTTTATCGGCTTGCTCTTTGGCGCCCGATTATCAGCAGCCTGAACTTAGTGTATTACCAAAGCATCAGCCTGCAATCGCTATTTCGCCGCTTAATTGGCAAAAATTTTATCAAGACGACCAACTTAAACAATTGATTGCATTAGCACTTAAAAACAATAAGTCGCTAAAAATGAGTGAGTTACAATTAAAGCAATTGCAGGCTAACTATCAAATTGAAACCAGCCAGCATTGGCCAGACGTCAATGCGAGCGCCAGCGGTACACGCCAACGTAATTCACAATCGTCGAGTACAGCTGCATTTTTACCAAAATACAGCAATAGCTACGCGGTTGGTGTTGGCTTTACTGCCTATGAATTAGACTTTTTTGATCGTATCGGAAGTTTAAAACAAAGTGCACTCGCGCAATTTAAAGCAGGCCAATATGCCCAAAAAACATTAGAGCAAAGTTTAGCTTCGCAAGTGGCCAATCTTTACTTTGATTACCAAGCAGGTTTATACAAAGCCCAGTTACAGCAACAAGCGATCGAAAGCGCACAGCAAAAATTTAAAATTGCAGAAAAGCAATATCAACAAGGCGTAATTGATAATGTTGACTACCGTCAAGCTCAATCAAACCAACAGCTTTCTGCTATTGTATTGAGCCAATTAACACAGGAAAACCAAGCTAAATTAAACCAGCTAAAACAACTTGTGGGATACGAACAAGCGAAAAATTTAGGCACGATAAAGACTGATTTTTCAATTGCTCAATTGAATGCTTTGCCAGCACAATTACCAGCCTCGATGTTGTTAGAGCGCCCAGATATTGCCGAAGCAGAGCAAAATATTAAAGCGGCTAATGCAAATTTGGGCGTTGCTCGAGCTGCATTTTTTCCAAGTATTAGTCTAACTTCAAACATTGGTTTTGCGAGTGAAGATTTATCTGATTTATTTAAATCGACCTCTCAAACTTGGAGCTTTACGCCACAACTTAATTTGCCTATTTTTAATAAAGGCCGCTTAGACGCGCAACAAACTATTTCAGAGCTTCAACAACAAGCTGAAGTGATTCAATATCAAAATAGAGTTGAAACCGCGTTTACTGAGCTTAATAATCAAATGCTAGCGCAAAAATCGCTTGCTGAGCAAATTGAGTTACAAAAGCAAGTCGTAGCTAACTATCAACATCAAGTTGAGTTAAGTCAGAAGCGCCTCGACCAAGGTTTAGAAGACCCACTAAACTATGAAGAATTCAAACTGTTATTAGTTGCGCAAAAGCAAAACTTAGCCAACATTGAATTAGCCTATTTAAAAAACCAAGTTACTTTATTTAAAACACTTGGCGGCCAATATCAACAAGTTGAAAAACAACTTACTATCGCTTTTAACGACTAA
- a CDS encoding efflux RND transporter permease subunit, with the protein MAKTFIERPILAWVIAILIMLAGLLSIFQLPVAQYPDVAPPAVSISATYPGASSEVVQDTVVQVIEQTLTGIDGVQYINASSDSSGNASITLTFTAGIDPDIAQVQVQNKLQSAMPLLPQVVQQNGIQVTKSTSGFLLVIGFYSSDGKLSRTDIADFLASNVRDQISRVNGVGQVNFFGSQYAMRIWINPEKMTQYAVTSNDIVSAIQSQNAQIAAGELGGAPAVEGQQINASIIVETGLKTPEEFGNILVKVAEDGATIRLKDVARVEIGGENYQTIGEYNNMPAAGLGISLASGANALDTAAAVRERMSELSDLIPDGVEVVYPYDTTPFVKLSIMGVVQTLAEAILLVFVVMYLFLQNFRATLIPTIAVPVVLCGTFAILWAFGFSINTLTMFGMVLAIGLLVDDAIVVVENVERVMHEEGLSPKEATKKSMKQITGALIGIGLVLSAVFIPMAFFGGSTGVIYRQFSITVVSSMVLSVIVALILTPALCATMLKPVEHTKKPKRGFFAWFNRKVDNSTLKYKNALSRILGKTARYMVVYVLLIGGLIFLFTRLPTSFLPDEDQGTMFTQMVLPQGASQERSAEIMDSIEKFYLEEEAENVESLFSVIGFSFSGRGQNSGLAFVKLKDWDKRTNADQHVQAVAGRAMGYFSQLKEAMVFAFVPPAISQLGTASGFDFQLQDLGGLGHEALINARNQVLGMAAKDERLVGVRPNGKEDTAQFKIDIDQQKALALGVSLSDINETFSTAWASKYVNDFVDNGRVKRVYVQADAPYRMMPEDLKYWYVRNNQGEMVPMSAFSETRWVHGPSKLERYNGVSSVQILGQAAPGLSSGDAMRAMEEIAATLPKGIGFEWSGMSLQEVQSGDQAPMLYAISILIVFLCLAALYESWSVPFAVMMVVPLGVLGAVCFALARGLSNDVYFQVGLLTTIGLASKNAILIVEFARALYEEKGLSLVEATIEAARLRLRPIIMTSLAFMLGVTPLVISSGAGSGSQNAIGTGVFGGMFSATVLAIFFVPVFFVVVFKLSHKITNKSGDQV; encoded by the coding sequence ATGGCCAAAACATTTATAGAACGTCCGATTCTTGCATGGGTAATTGCTATTTTGATAATGCTTGCTGGGCTATTATCAATTTTCCAATTACCAGTTGCACAGTATCCTGACGTAGCACCACCCGCTGTTTCAATTTCAGCAACTTACCCAGGCGCTTCAAGTGAAGTGGTTCAGGATACGGTTGTGCAGGTAATTGAGCAAACGCTCACTGGGATTGATGGCGTTCAGTACATTAATGCAAGTTCTGATTCATCTGGTAATGCCAGTATCACCCTAACCTTCACCGCAGGGATAGATCCTGACATTGCTCAAGTACAAGTGCAAAATAAACTGCAAAGTGCCATGCCTTTATTGCCACAAGTGGTGCAGCAAAACGGCATTCAGGTAACCAAGTCAACATCTGGCTTTTTATTGGTAATTGGTTTTTATTCATCTGATGGGAAATTATCTCGTACCGATATAGCCGATTTTTTAGCGTCAAATGTTCGCGATCAAATCAGCCGAGTCAATGGGGTCGGTCAAGTTAACTTTTTTGGTTCTCAATATGCGATGCGTATTTGGATAAACCCTGAAAAAATGACTCAATACGCTGTCACCTCAAATGATATTGTAAGTGCAATCCAAAGCCAAAATGCACAAATTGCTGCTGGTGAACTCGGCGGTGCTCCGGCTGTTGAAGGTCAGCAAATTAATGCCAGTATTATCGTTGAAACTGGCTTAAAAACGCCTGAGGAATTTGGAAATATTTTGGTTAAAGTGGCCGAAGATGGTGCCACAATCCGTTTAAAAGATGTCGCCAGAGTTGAGATTGGCGGCGAAAATTACCAAACCATAGGCGAATACAACAATATGCCTGCTGCTGGTTTAGGGATTAGCTTAGCCTCAGGTGCGAATGCACTGGATACTGCGGCGGCTGTTCGTGAGCGGATGAGTGAATTATCAGATTTAATACCAGACGGGGTTGAAGTTGTTTACCCGTACGATACAACACCATTTGTTAAATTATCTATTATGGGTGTTGTTCAAACATTAGCTGAAGCGATTTTGCTTGTGTTTGTTGTAATGTATTTATTTTTACAGAATTTCCGCGCTACCTTAATTCCGACCATTGCGGTACCCGTTGTTTTATGCGGTACATTCGCTATTTTATGGGCGTTTGGTTTTTCAATTAATACCTTAACCATGTTTGGTATGGTACTGGCGATTGGTCTGCTGGTAGATGACGCTATTGTTGTAGTTGAAAACGTTGAGCGGGTCATGCACGAAGAAGGCCTCTCCCCTAAAGAAGCAACCAAAAAATCAATGAAGCAAATTACTGGTGCCCTAATTGGTATTGGTCTTGTACTATCCGCCGTATTTATTCCTATGGCATTCTTTGGTGGTTCAACCGGTGTTATTTATCGTCAATTCTCGATTACCGTTGTATCGTCAATGGTGCTATCAGTTATCGTAGCGTTAATTTTAACCCCAGCGCTTTGTGCCACTATGCTTAAGCCTGTTGAGCATACCAAAAAACCAAAAAGAGGCTTTTTTGCCTGGTTTAACAGAAAAGTAGATAACTCAACCTTAAAATATAAAAACGCATTATCGCGAATTTTAGGTAAAACAGCGCGTTATATGGTGGTTTATGTACTGTTAATCGGTGGGCTGATATTCTTATTTACCCGCTTACCAACCTCATTTTTACCTGACGAAGATCAAGGCACCATGTTTACACAAATGGTTTTACCTCAGGGTGCAAGCCAAGAGCGTAGTGCTGAAATAATGGACTCAATAGAAAAGTTTTATTTGGAAGAAGAAGCTGAAAATGTAGAGTCTCTATTCTCAGTTATTGGTTTTAGCTTTAGTGGTCGTGGCCAAAACTCTGGTTTAGCTTTTGTAAAACTCAAAGATTGGGATAAACGCACCAATGCAGATCAACATGTTCAAGCCGTTGCCGGCCGAGCTATGGGTTATTTCTCGCAGCTAAAAGAAGCCATGGTATTTGCCTTTGTGCCGCCTGCCATTTCACAGCTAGGTACAGCATCTGGTTTTGACTTCCAATTACAAGATTTAGGTGGCTTAGGTCATGAAGCGCTTATTAATGCCCGTAATCAAGTATTAGGCATGGCTGCTAAAGATGAACGTTTAGTCGGTGTTCGTCCAAATGGTAAAGAAGACACCGCGCAATTTAAAATTGATATTGATCAGCAAAAAGCCTTAGCACTTGGCGTATCATTAAGTGATATTAACGAAACCTTTAGCACAGCTTGGGCTTCTAAATATGTCAATGATTTTGTTGATAATGGTCGAGTCAAACGAGTTTACGTGCAAGCGGACGCGCCTTATCGGATGATGCCGGAAGATCTAAAATATTGGTACGTACGAAATAATCAAGGTGAAATGGTACCAATGTCAGCCTTTAGTGAAACCAGATGGGTCCACGGTCCTTCAAAACTAGAGCGTTACAATGGTGTGTCATCGGTACAAATTTTAGGTCAAGCGGCGCCAGGGTTAAGTAGTGGTGATGCGATGCGAGCTATGGAAGAAATTGCCGCTACATTACCTAAAGGCATTGGCTTTGAGTGGTCGGGAATGTCATTGCAGGAAGTTCAATCAGGTGACCAAGCGCCTATGCTGTATGCTATCTCTATCTTAATCGTATTTTTATGCTTAGCGGCATTATACGAGAGCTGGAGTGTTCCTTTTGCGGTCATGATGGTGGTACCTTTGGGTGTGCTGGGGGCTGTATGTTTTGCGCTCGCTCGTGGTCTATCTAACGACGTTTATTTTCAGGTTGGTCTACTTACAACCATAGGTCTTGCCTCTAAAAATGCGATTTTAATTGTTGAATTTGCCAGAGCGCTTTACGAAGAAAAAGGCTTAAGTTTAGTAGAAGCGACTATTGAAGCCGCTCGTTTACGCTTGCGCCCAATTATAATGACCTCTTTGGCCTTTATGTTAGGTGTAACGCCACTGGTGATTAGTTCAGGCGCGGGTTCTGGTAGCCAAAATGCAATTGGTACAGGTGTATTTGGTGGCATGTTCTCAGCCACAGTGTTAGCGATATTTTTTGTTCCTGTGTTTTTTGTTGTTGTATTCAAACTGTCGCACAAAATCACTAACAAATCAGGTGATCAAGTATGA
- a CDS encoding efflux RND transporter periplasmic adaptor subunit, with protein MKMKFSALVLATGLAFALSACQSGESEEKAQAPGAKPAQQVDAIEIITQTIEFREQLPGRTVASKVAEVRPQVSGIILKRNFKEGSKVEAGQTLYQIDDTVFQANYESAKADVARTQANLKTAKTELKRYQALIQDKAVSQQTLDQAQANYQALEAQLAMNKAAMHRAKVDLSYTKVLAPISGQISKSNITEGALVSAGQADSLATITQLNPIYVDMIQTSTELSKVKNKIENGELNVTEAKAVVTVADETFTGKILFSEVQVNPSTDTVTIRAEFDNSANKLMPGMFANVKLVQATRENSLLAPQKAVQIGRKGKASVFVVNNDNKVAVKPVTIGRSYGENWLITSGLKAGDKVITTGIQKIGPEAPVNPTITKQTQTAAE; from the coding sequence ATGAAAATGAAATTCAGTGCATTAGTGCTGGCAACTGGTTTAGCTTTTGCGTTATCCGCTTGCCAGTCGGGCGAGTCAGAAGAAAAAGCGCAAGCACCTGGAGCAAAACCTGCTCAACAAGTAGATGCTATCGAAATCATAACTCAAACAATCGAATTTAGAGAGCAACTCCCAGGTCGCACCGTGGCTTCTAAAGTTGCAGAAGTTCGTCCCCAAGTAAGTGGTATTATTTTAAAACGTAACTTTAAAGAAGGTAGCAAAGTTGAGGCAGGCCAAACCTTATATCAAATTGATGATACTGTTTTTCAAGCTAACTACGAAAGTGCAAAAGCTGACGTAGCTCGTACACAAGCTAACTTAAAGACAGCTAAAACGGAACTAAAACGTTACCAAGCATTAATTCAAGATAAAGCTGTTAGCCAACAAACTTTAGATCAAGCACAAGCCAACTATCAAGCGTTAGAAGCGCAACTGGCAATGAATAAAGCAGCTATGCATAGAGCAAAAGTTGATTTATCTTATACTAAAGTGCTAGCCCCTATCTCTGGACAAATTAGTAAATCAAATATCACTGAAGGTGCGTTAGTCAGCGCTGGGCAAGCTGATAGTTTAGCCACCATTACCCAATTAAACCCTATCTATGTTGACATGATTCAGACCAGTACTGAACTCAGCAAAGTCAAAAATAAAATCGAAAATGGTGAACTTAACGTCACTGAAGCAAAAGCTGTGGTTACAGTTGCAGACGAAACTTTTACCGGCAAAATTTTGTTTAGCGAAGTTCAGGTAAATCCCTCAACAGATACTGTCACTATTCGCGCTGAATTTGATAATTCAGCCAATAAGTTAATGCCTGGTATGTTTGCCAACGTAAAACTGGTACAAGCAACACGTGAAAATTCTTTATTAGCACCTCAAAAAGCCGTTCAGATTGGACGAAAAGGTAAAGCGAGTGTTTTTGTTGTAAATAATGATAACAAAGTTGCGGTTAAACCCGTCACGATTGGCCGTTCATATGGCGAAAACTGGCTTATTACCTCTGGCCTTAAAGCGGGTGATAAAGTCATCACAACAGGTATTCAAAAAATAGGGCCAGAAGCCCCCGTAAATCCGACCATCACTAAGCAAACTCAAACTGCAGCGGAGTAA